A portion of the Lolium rigidum isolate FL_2022 chromosome 1, APGP_CSIRO_Lrig_0.1, whole genome shotgun sequence genome contains these proteins:
- the LOC124684682 gene encoding probable serine/threonine-protein kinase At1g09600 yields MAREMRILRRLDHPNIIRLDGIATSRMHRSIYLVFEFMYSDLSRLISRADVPLTLPQVKCYMQQLLAGLQHCHERGILHRDIKGSNLLIDQRGVLKIGDLGLANYYGPGRRRPLTSRVVTLWYRAPELLLGATDYGVGIDLWSAGCLLAEMFTGKPLMPGRTEVEQLFKIFSLCGSPPDDYWRKMKLPASFRPPKAYKSSMMERFAGFPPSALPLLHTLLALDPAARGTAAQALQSDFFTTAPLPCDVSELPVVYKEETPDPSTSHDGRKPKLRQRSSKRRESKQRAEQEQRGDEPKISNAEYPNKKNEIAMEGTARSGQEREGINAAIASSSVQEPAENAIVNAFASTTPRRFSGSPIQGLLPAASPEQPQLRRANTYHSTGDDNKGGVTLAHRSMAIRSAT; encoded by the exons ATGGCCCGCGAGATGCGCATCCTCCGCCGGCTCGACCACCCCAACATCATCCGCCTCGACGGCATCGCCACCTCCCGCATGCACCGCAGCATCTACCTCGTCTTCGAGTTCATGTACTCCGACCTCTCCCGCCTCATCTCCCGCGCCGACGTCCCCCTCACCCTCCCCCAG GTCAAGTGCTACATGCAGCAGCTGCTGGCGGGGCTGCAGCACTGCCACGAGCGAGGGATCCTGCACCGAGACATCAAGGGATCCAACCTTCTCATCGACCAGCGCGGCGTGCTCAAGATCGGCGACCTGGGCCTGGCCAACTACTACGGGCCCGGTCGGCGCCGCCCGCTGACCAGCCGCGTGGTGACGCTCTGGTACCGCGCACCCGAGCTGcttctcggcgccacggactacgGCGTCGGCATCGACCTCTGGAGCGCCGGCTGCCTCCTGGCGGAGATGTTCACGGGAAAGCCGCTGATGCCCGGCAGGACCGAGGTGGAGCAGCTCTTCAAGATCTTCAGCCTCTGCGGCTCCCCGCCCGACGACTACTGGCGGAAGATGAAGCTCCCGGCCAGCTTCCGCCCGCCCAAGGCGTACAAGTCGAGCATGATGGAGAGGTTCGCCGGCTTCCCGCCGTCGGCGCTGCCCCTCCTACACACGCTCCTCGCGCTCGACCCCGCCGCCCGCGGCACCGCTGCACAGGCGCTCCAGAGCGAC TTCTTCACTACGGCGCCATTGCCGTGCGACGTCTCTGAGCTCCCTGTGGTGTACAAGGAGGAGACTCCGGATCCGAGCACCTCTCACGACGGAAGGAA GCCCAAGCTGAGACAGCGTTCAAGCAAGCGAAGGGAAAGCAAGCAGAGAGCTGAGCAGGAGCAGCGTGGGGACGAACCCAAGATCTCCAACGCTGAATATCCCAACAAAAAG AACGAGATAGCCATGGAGGGCACAGCAAGATCAGGCCAAGAAAGAGAAGGCATCAACGCCGCAATCGCCTCCTCCAGCGTCCAAGAACCAGCCGAGAACGCCATCGTCAACGCCTTTGCCAGCACGACCCCAAGACGGTTTTCAGGTAGTCCAATTCAGGGGTTGCTACCTGCCGCTTCACCAGAGCAGCCGCAGCTGCGGAGGGCAAACACATACCACTCGACCGGCGACGACAACAAGGGCGGCGTCACCCTCGCTCACCGCAGCATGGCGATCAGATCGGCGACGTGA
- the LOC124684683 gene encoding uncharacterized protein LOC124684683, with protein MEKCRSVPREHSSAYYGCGGGYDYEDVGRGGAAVKSYSFNGPSAGEDPEEKRRRRVASYNVFASQARLKSSVRGSFKWLKSKLSDVRYGGL; from the coding sequence ATGGAGAAGTGCAGATCGGTGCCGCGCGAGCACTCGTCGGCGTACTACGGGTGCGGCGGCGGGTATGACTACGAGGACGTGGGCCGCGGCGGGGCGGCGGTCAAGTCGTACAGCTTCAACGGGCCCAGCGCCGGCGAGGACCCGGAGGAGAAGCGGCGCCGGCGGGTGGCGTCGTACAACGTGTTCGCGTCGCAGGCCAGGCTCAAGTCATCCGTCCGCGGCAGCTTCAAGTGGCTCAAGTCCAAGCTCTCCGACGTCCGCTACGGTGGCCTCTGA
- the LOC124684684 gene encoding uncharacterized protein LOC124684684, with protein MEKCRPVPREHSSAYYGCGGGYDYEGVGRGGAAVKSYSFNGPSAGEDPEEKRRRRVASYNVFASQARLKSSVRGRFKWLKSKLSDVRYGAL; from the coding sequence ATGGAGAAGTGCAGACCGGTGCCGCGCGAGCACTCGTCGGCATACTACGGGTGCGGCGGCGGGTACGACTACGAGGGCGTGGGCCGCGGCGGGGCGGCCGTCAAGTCGTACAGCTTCAACGGGCCCAGCGCCGGCGAGGACCCGGAGGAGAAGCGGCGGCGCAGGGTGGCGTCGTACAACGTGTTCGCGTCCCAGGCCAGGCTCAAGTCCTCCGTCCGCGGCAGGTTCAAGTGGCTCAAATCCAAGCTCTCCGACGTGCGCTATGGTGCCCTCTGA